Below is a genomic region from Phytohabitans houttuyneae.
GGGGCCTGGCCGTGGACCTCAACTGGCACGACAACCCCATGCAGGACAGGCTGAAGACCAACATCCCGCCGTGGATGGTCCAGCTCATGTGGGCGTACGGATTCTTCTGGGGTGGCTGGTACAACGGCACGAAGGACCCCATGCACTTCGAGTTCGTCAGGACGCCCGCTCAGGCCGCCGCACTGACGACGAGCCTCAAGCGCGCGATCGGCGCGCAGTTCGGAAAGCCCGCGACCGCCCGCATCATCCCGTTCGGAGACGACATGTTCAACCCGTACTTCGTCCGCACCGCAGGTGACCCCCGCGTCTTCATCGTCACCTCGGGCGGCGTCTTCCACGTCAAAAACCCGACCCACATGAAGTACCTGATCGACGGCGGCGTCCAGAAGGACGTCAAGGAGATCAGCCGCG
It encodes:
- a CDS encoding M15 family metallopeptidase; the protein is MAKFPTRPKGVHINGARSRGWGSGWPNCQRSRMTTIKLKSGLRLEVRREIGELVRLLLDECERRGYRLKHKSSGSFNCRPIVDSDPPRPSNHSWGLAVDLNWHDNPMQDRLKTNIPPWMVQLMWAYGFFWGGWYNGTKDPMHFEFVRTPAQAAALTTSLKRAIGAQFGKPATARIIPFGDDMFNPYFVRTAGDPRVFIVTSGGVFHVKNPTHMKYLIDGGVQKDVKEISRGDLRDLLEVE